One region of Aminobacterium colombiense DSM 12261 genomic DNA includes:
- a CDS encoding DUF4238 domain-containing protein, with the protein MCLYRTLVSHDTVPVWKKCSVAAIAYHKHLYTRMVSGEESDEFERWLDSEYETPANRALEKVVSNQRLTVNDWQVLIKFLAAQDVRTPARLYEHLKRSRESLQEALENTLQVLKEKLECDEKIDGANLKVTNQTASLLPLRVTTESSSGEKEVTIKAETYIGRGTWLFSIRHLLENTFKVLLNHKWTIVKPAKGFKWFTSDNPVVKLNFTNSQNYDLKGGWGNPKGNIFSQSVPNMQCLSR; encoded by the coding sequence ATTTGTCTTTATCGTACACTTGTTAGTCATGACACCGTTCCTGTATGGAAGAAATGCTCTGTTGCTGCAATTGCTTACCATAAACACTTGTATACCCGTATGGTATCAGGGGAAGAATCAGACGAATTTGAAAGGTGGTTAGACAGCGAGTATGAAACCCCTGCCAACAGAGCTCTTGAGAAAGTTGTATCAAACCAGAGGCTGACTGTTAATGATTGGCAAGTATTGATAAAATTTCTTGCTGCACAAGATGTTAGAACTCCTGCAAGGTTATATGAACATTTGAAACGTAGCAGGGAATCACTACAGGAAGCATTAGAAAACACATTACAAGTGCTGAAAGAAAAACTTGAATGTGATGAAAAAATTGATGGTGCTAACCTTAAAGTAACTAATCAAACAGCTTCTCTCTTGCCGCTGAGAGTGACAACGGAATCTTCTTCAGGTGAGAAAGAAGTAACTATAAAAGCAGAAACATATATAGGCCGAGGCACGTGGCTTTTCTCAATCAGGCATTTGCTTGAGAATACGTTTAAAGTTTTGCTTAATCATAAATGGACAATTGTTAAACCTGCAAAGGGTTTTAAATGGTTTACTAGCGACAATCCAGTTGTAAAACTAAACTTCACAAATTCACAAAATTATGATCTGAAAGGCGGGTGGGGTAACCCGAAGGGTAACATTTTTTCCCAATCAGTCCCAAA
- a CDS encoding tyrosine-type recombinase/integrase, whose translation MLFVLGINSGLRVSDLLALKVSDVIDDRGNVRDRISMREKKTGKSKDFPIGKNARKAIQEYMENVETESELPLFQSKKGNGAITRVQAYRILNEAARTVGIRRPLNKVMLVRKIPLAYMWFNLPATKANGEEILRMRSLVSKRITVSLIGKALKLSRDWKSKEE comes from the coding sequence GTGTTATTCGTGCTTGGTATCAATTCGGGACTGAGAGTGTCTGATCTGCTTGCGCTGAAGGTATCTGATGTGATTGATGACAGAGGCAATGTAAGGGATCGTATCAGCATGCGTGAAAAGAAAACAGGTAAATCGAAAGACTTTCCCATTGGTAAAAATGCTAGGAAGGCCATTCAGGAATACATGGAGAATGTTGAAACTGAAAGTGAATTGCCACTGTTCCAGTCCAAGAAAGGAAATGGAGCTATCACAAGGGTACAGGCTTACAGAATATTGAATGAAGCTGCCAGAACTGTTGGTATCAGAAGGCCGCTGAACAAGGTAATGCTTGTGCGCAAAATACCCCTGGCGTACATGTGGTTTAACCTTCCTGCTACAAAAGCAAATGGTGAAGAAATTCTGCGAATGAGAAGCTTAGTGAGTAAACGAATAACAGTCAGCTTGATAGGAAAAGCACTGAAATTATCAAGAGATTGGAAATCCAAGGAGGAGTAA
- the cls gene encoding cardiolipin synthase, whose translation MRFSLKALLFTIFVLALVFSIPWIWINIEYLAIKTVEGEIAVLPTLLRLARMGWKIFLDYVPYIFTLYIITAAGVIFMEEKNPDRTIAWLLALILVPVIGFLFYFLLGPDPKRRAIFKRYKKKRFYRSIHRETFLPPLDVENEEIPSRLVSLLELTSHGRLTYHNIVDMLLNGDEVFPAIREALEEAKRYIHLEYFSISNDETGSALFEILRKKAREGVKIRVIYDSVGSWRLGRRFVKELRQQGIDAEPFLPVSFPMIRRDLNFRNHRKIVVVDGKVAFTGGLNIGDTYRGLDPRMGFWRDTHIRIQGEAVACVHEIFLNDWFFCTGHSLPETETFWDSNALPDVVLPLQIAASGPDSDWRSILQGYFFLITAARKRVWITTPYLVPDDSLKMALVTAALSGVDVRIILPSRPDHKVVFWATRSNIDDMLRAGVRIYTYANGFIHSKIVMVDGKWVSVGTTNLDNRSLDINFEIQAFIYSRSKTKDFEIQFLEDLKECVELDLRTHSQRPVYDKVRESLGRLWSALL comes from the coding sequence TTGCGTTTTTCCTTAAAAGCCCTGCTTTTTACAATATTTGTGCTTGCTCTTGTCTTCTCTATTCCGTGGATATGGATAAACATAGAGTACCTTGCTATAAAAACGGTGGAAGGGGAAATTGCTGTTCTTCCTACTCTTCTCAGATTAGCCAGGATGGGCTGGAAAATCTTTCTTGACTATGTGCCCTATATTTTCACTCTCTACATTATTACCGCAGCGGGAGTTATTTTTATGGAAGAGAAGAACCCTGATCGCACAATAGCCTGGCTTTTGGCCTTGATACTTGTTCCTGTGATAGGGTTTTTGTTTTACTTTCTTTTAGGGCCGGATCCCAAGCGGAGAGCCATTTTTAAACGGTATAAGAAAAAACGTTTTTACCGTTCTATCCATAGAGAAACGTTTTTACCACCGTTGGATGTGGAAAACGAAGAAATACCCTCACGCCTTGTTTCTCTTCTAGAATTAACATCTCACGGTCGGCTCACCTACCACAATATAGTAGACATGCTATTAAATGGTGATGAGGTTTTTCCAGCAATTCGTGAAGCTTTAGAAGAGGCCAAGCGATACATACACTTGGAATACTTTTCTATATCAAATGACGAAACAGGGTCTGCTCTCTTTGAAATCCTTCGAAAGAAGGCAAGGGAAGGGGTTAAGATACGGGTTATATATGATAGCGTCGGAAGCTGGCGGTTGGGACGCCGTTTTGTGAAGGAACTGAGGCAGCAGGGAATTGACGCCGAGCCATTTTTGCCTGTTTCGTTTCCCATGATCCGTCGAGATTTAAATTTTCGCAACCACAGAAAAATAGTTGTGGTCGACGGAAAAGTCGCTTTTACCGGAGGCCTGAATATAGGCGATACCTATCGTGGCCTTGACCCCCGTATGGGTTTTTGGCGGGATACCCATATTCGCATCCAAGGTGAAGCCGTAGCCTGTGTTCATGAGATTTTTTTAAACGACTGGTTTTTTTGTACCGGGCATAGTCTGCCTGAAACAGAAACATTCTGGGATAGCAATGCCCTGCCTGATGTTGTTTTACCTCTTCAAATTGCCGCGAGCGGTCCAGATTCCGACTGGCGCTCAATATTGCAAGGGTACTTTTTCCTTATTACTGCGGCCCGTAAAAGAGTCTGGATAACCACACCTTACCTGGTCCCGGATGATAGCTTGAAAATGGCATTGGTAACAGCAGCGTTAAGCGGTGTTGATGTGCGTATTATTCTCCCCTCCCGTCCTGATCATAAAGTGGTTTTTTGGGCAACCCGATCAAATATTGATGACATGCTTCGCGCCGGAGTGAGAATATATACCTACGCAAACGGATTTATTCACTCGAAGATCGTTATGGTAGATGGGAAATGGGTTTCTGTAGGAACCACTAACCTGGATAACCGTAGTTTAGATATCAATTTTGAGATTCAGGCGTTCATATATAGTCGTTCTAAAACTAAGGATTTTGAAATACAATTTCTAGAAGACCTCAAAGAATGCGTAGAGCTTGATTTGCGCACTCATTCTCAGCGCCCCGTTTATGATAAGGTGCGAGAGTCTCTTGGGAGGCTTTGGTCGGCTCTGTTGTAA
- a CDS encoding DUF6765 family protein has protein sequence MQEDFHFYTTYVLCRCNGLPHDKAKIIAYSSQQVDDAKYGHELEFKEGGRFQQQMTAHKYVHPNILNLKTQYEIYGTFHFIPGNRQDRRNPDGSVPFRHRMLCTANSEVSQEVFEHVYQQKKEPDFLHSLGIALHAYADTWAHQDFSALFKFEKGNKMNDANHVKVWNKTDQCFVPYEPGETTFDQVCGRMQRLKNYLLNKFELMKMGHCQVYTLPDEPHRKWKYYHRYSYQHLERDNVGIYLEASNAIYGQLQDLFSRQGLRHHITKPIIDWKDIKEPLHECFSYEGTLEKRNNNWIKAIETGEFGFTILNRPLDSLEYDRKEWFDAAVEIEPKKSRLFDKKRFNCFLLYGRPYHPSLKETYSRKDGFLSSDWKLFHDAARKYKDFFIHKLLQKYGMICG, from the coding sequence ATGCAAGAGGATTTTCACTTTTACACGACCTATGTCTTATGCAGATGCAATGGCTTACCTCATGACAAGGCAAAGATAATAGCTTATTCATCGCAACAGGTTGACGATGCAAAATACGGACATGAACTGGAATTCAAGGAAGGTGGGCGTTTTCAACAACAGATGACAGCTCACAAATATGTTCATCCCAATATTCTCAACCTCAAAACCCAGTATGAGATATACGGAACCTTCCATTTCATTCCAGGCAACAGGCAGGATAGAAGGAATCCTGATGGAAGTGTTCCATTCAGGCATAGAATGCTCTGCACTGCAAATAGCGAAGTATCGCAAGAGGTCTTCGAGCATGTGTACCAGCAAAAGAAAGAACCAGATTTCTTACACTCACTGGGAATAGCTTTACATGCCTATGCTGACACCTGGGCTCACCAGGACTTTTCTGCGTTGTTCAAGTTCGAAAAAGGAAACAAGATGAATGATGCAAATCATGTCAAAGTCTGGAATAAAACAGATCAGTGTTTCGTCCCATATGAACCTGGAGAGACTACATTTGATCAAGTATGTGGAAGAATGCAACGACTCAAAAATTACCTGCTGAATAAATTCGAACTGATGAAGATGGGTCATTGTCAAGTTTATACATTACCTGATGAACCTCATCGGAAGTGGAAATATTATCATCGCTATTCCTATCAGCATCTTGAACGAGATAATGTGGGAATCTATCTTGAGGCAAGCAACGCTATTTACGGACAGTTACAAGACCTGTTTTCAAGGCAAGGACTAAGACATCACATAACAAAACCCATTATTGACTGGAAGGATATCAAGGAGCCATTACACGAGTGCTTTTCATATGAGGGTACCCTTGAAAAGAGAAACAATAATTGGATAAAGGCTATCGAGACTGGAGAATTCGGATTCACTATACTTAATAGACCGTTAGATTCATTAGAGTATGATAGAAAAGAATGGTTCGATGCAGCCGTTGAAATTGAACCTAAAAAGTCTCGCCTTTTTGACAAGAAGAGATTTAATTGCTTTTTGCTTTACGGTAGACCTTATCACCCCAGCTTAAAGGAAACCTACTCAAGAAAAGATGGTTTTCTCTCTTCAGACTGGAAATTATTCCATGATGCTGCCAGGAAATACAAAGATTTCTTTATTCATAAACTGTTACAAAAGTATGGGATGATCTGTGGGTAG
- a CDS encoding helix-turn-helix domain-containing protein gives MEYGRRFKKAFEKARKSVDYWMEDLRLDFLNSLIATIEAKGISQKELGKRLGKSEAYISKVINSNSSNFTLKTMIQLCLALDSKISLKIEDIEPVSDFNWQGLTNAHEVVPVLWGSSDETVLVPLMKNHGEKFYEHNECPGAA, from the coding sequence ATGGAATACGGAAGAAGGTTTAAGAAAGCCTTCGAGAAGGCTAGAAAATCAGTTGACTATTGGATGGAAGATTTAAGACTCGATTTCTTGAATTCTCTTATTGCAACGATTGAAGCAAAAGGGATTTCACAAAAGGAGTTAGGAAAGCGTTTGGGGAAATCGGAAGCATATATCAGTAAAGTTATTAATTCCAATTCTTCAAATTTTACATTGAAAACTATGATACAACTTTGTCTTGCCCTTGATTCCAAGATTTCCTTAAAAATTGAAGACATCGAACCTGTATCAGATTTTAATTGGCAAGGATTAACAAACGCACATGAAGTCGTTCCCGTGTTATGGGGAAGCAGTGATGAGACCGTTCTTGTGCCATTAATGAAAAATCATGGGGAGAAATTTTATGAACATAATGAATGTCCCGGTGCCGCTTGA
- a CDS encoding site-specific integrase, with protein MFCTWEAGFMKTETWSQRMNMYSKQIGFKVQPYDLRHSFTLNFLRNGGNVFVLQRLMGHCTLDMTKRYLALTQEDIQKQHAKASPVNMLECGMSGRLGRVGGR; from the coding sequence ATCTTCTGCACATGGGAAGCTGGGTTCATGAAGACGGAGACATGGTCGCAGCGTATGAACATGTACTCAAAGCAAATTGGTTTCAAGGTACAGCCTTACGATCTAAGACACTCTTTCACTCTTAACTTTCTTCGTAACGGTGGAAACGTATTTGTACTTCAACGGTTAATGGGCCACTGTACACTGGATATGACGAAGAGATATCTGGCGTTGACCCAGGAAGATATACAGAAACAGCATGCCAAGGCGAGTCCGGTGAATATGCTTGAATGTGGGATGTCAGGAAGACTGGGACGGGTTGGTGGAAGGTAA
- a CDS encoding metallophosphoesterase: protein MTRIKRSEGGVIAAYIALYAALSYFLYFYFQLKNMPPFSWESVVLAWGCGTVLILVSVIPARWSSPLLCEIHTLLAWMGVTGIAFGFYFIFASIVFDAILYFLPTMHFPFSPFGELWIAAGVALILCFYGYRESMKVRIIRVQLETDKLPDDISNFRILQISDLHLGILINKKMLRQIMKQIQEENPDVIVSTGDLLDGEIEDVETISQMMLHYNPPYGKYAVTGNHEFYAGIEHALDFTGRAGFQVLRGSVVNIGPISIAGVDDPGGHFILGQPEVDESQLLRDSHQTPTFTLLLKHRPLIHRDAVGKFDLQLSGHVHRGQLFPFMVFTWLFYKHTAGLMDLGKGSWLYVSRGTGTWGPPVRIFAFPELTVIDLVSRHEMVDRI, encoded by the coding sequence TTGACAAGAATCAAAAGGTCAGAGGGTGGCGTTATAGCTGCCTATATAGCTCTGTATGCTGCCCTTTCTTACTTTTTATATTTTTACTTCCAGCTAAAAAATATGCCGCCCTTTTCCTGGGAAAGCGTTGTTTTGGCATGGGGTTGCGGAACTGTGTTGATATTAGTCTCTGTCATTCCAGCCCGCTGGTCTTCTCCCCTACTCTGTGAAATACATACGCTTCTGGCATGGATGGGAGTAACAGGCATCGCTTTTGGCTTTTACTTTATTTTTGCATCAATTGTTTTTGACGCCATTCTCTACTTTTTGCCCACGATGCATTTCCCCTTTTCCCCTTTCGGCGAGTTATGGATAGCCGCAGGCGTGGCTTTAATCCTCTGCTTTTACGGTTACAGAGAGAGCATGAAAGTTCGTATCATCCGTGTTCAACTAGAAACAGACAAGCTGCCTGATGACATTAGTAATTTTAGGATTTTACAGATATCCGACCTGCATCTTGGCATATTAATCAATAAGAAAATGTTGCGACAGATCATGAAACAGATTCAAGAAGAAAATCCAGATGTCATTGTTTCGACTGGGGATCTTTTAGATGGCGAAATTGAAGATGTAGAAACAATTTCTCAAATGATGCTTCACTACAATCCGCCTTATGGGAAATATGCAGTAACTGGAAATCATGAATTTTATGCAGGGATAGAACATGCACTGGATTTCACTGGGAGAGCGGGGTTTCAGGTGCTGCGGGGCTCCGTCGTGAATATTGGTCCTATTAGCATAGCCGGAGTAGATGATCCAGGCGGACATTTTATTCTGGGGCAACCGGAAGTGGACGAAAGCCAGCTATTGAGAGACTCGCATCAGACGCCAACATTTACTTTACTCTTAAAACACAGGCCCCTTATTCATCGCGATGCCGTTGGGAAGTTTGATTTGCAGCTTTCCGGACATGTGCATCGGGGACAACTCTTCCCTTTTATGGTATTTACATGGCTTTTTTATAAGCATACTGCGGGACTTATGGATTTGGGAAAGGGCTCATGGCTCTATGTAAGCCGCGGCACCGGTACATGGGGGCCGCCTGTGCGAATCTTTGCTTTTCCTGAGTTGACCGTAATCGACCTGGTTTCAAGGCATGAAATGGTGGACCGTATATAG
- a CDS encoding type II toxin-antitoxin system RelE/ParE family toxin → MILEIIVKGNFTVCGIVMPNNDDLDCTFFFSEEWMPPNSRWERSRIKLMRQIDLAAKDPKLVTICCHSIAPEIWQFKSGPYRIPWFYDEGKLIICSHVFVKKQKKTPKAERDRAIKAREDYLKAKESGAIVFK, encoded by the coding sequence ATGATATTAGAGATCATCGTTAAAGGAAATTTCACTGTTTGTGGAATTGTTATGCCTAATAATGATGATCTTGATTGTACTTTTTTCTTTTCTGAAGAATGGATGCCTCCTAATTCTAGGTGGGAAAGAAGCAGAATTAAATTAATGAGACAAATCGACCTTGCTGCAAAAGATCCAAAGCTTGTAACGATATGTTGCCACTCCATTGCTCCTGAAATTTGGCAATTTAAGAGTGGCCCATATAGAATTCCCTGGTTTTACGATGAGGGAAAGTTAATTATCTGTTCCCATGTCTTCGTAAAAAAGCAGAAAAAAACTCCAAAAGCTGAAAGGGATAGGGCAATAAAAGCTAGGGAGGATTACTTAAAAGCAAAAGAATCTGGGGCCATAGTGTTTAAATGA